One Thermococcus sp. M36 genomic window, AAATCCAAAGCTCGTCGAAGGAGCTTTTCTCATTGCCTTAGTGGGACTCGCGGTGCTGACGGTTGACTCATACACATCCTCCAAATGGGTACAGCTCGGATATGAGGAATTCAAGTTTCCGGAGCTGAGGAAGTGGTTGCTTTCACATACGAAGCCATCAGACGTAATACTCAGTTCATATGAATCTTCATTCATGGTGTTCTCTATATCCGGAAGGAAGACGGTGCTGTTCAGGAGAACCCATGCATCCCCCTTCGTGGACTACAATAAGAGAAGTGCCGACATGATCGTGGTACTCCTCGGAAACAACACCACCAAGTCACTAGAACTCCTTCAAAAATATGGGGTTAAGTACGTGTACGTAGACAAGGTCGCGATCAACGATATTCTTTGGGTTCCCCTCGAGTACAGCGGATACCTCAGGAAAAACGGGATTCCGTGCAGAGTTGAATACATACGATACGATCCAGCAGACAGTTCAGGGGTCAAGATCAGGGCCTGCGTCGCCCGCTTCGGGATAGGTCCCTCGCTGAAAACACGTTTAGTGCCAGTTTTCCAGAAGGACGGCATGGTGATCTACAAGGTTCCAGGAGGCTGAAAAGCTGGCGGGCCGGGCGGGATTTGAACCCGCGACCTTCGGCTCCGGAGGCCGACGCTCTGTCCAGGCTAAGCCACCGGCCCACGGCCCATAAATACTCCCCCGACCGATTTAAAAATCTAACTGGGGCCGAAAAAACAGGAGGTACAAAAACTTTTTAGTCAAAGTGCCGTAGGTGCTCCAAGGATAAGAGGAGGATGGTGGCAATGCAACCCCACGAGTTCAAGCTTACGGAGGAAGGCATAAAAGCGGTTCTTCCCCCCCTCGAAGCGGAGATAATGGAGCACATGTGGAGGGTGAAGGTCGCCACCGCTGGCCAGGTCTACGAGTACATGAAGGAGAAGCACCCCGACATAAGGCGATCCACCATAAGCATACTCATGAACAGGCTCTGCGAAAGGGGCCTCCTCACGAGGAAGGTCGAAAAAGGCAGGGGAGGCATGAGGTACGTCTACTCAATCACCACTACCAGGGAGGAGTTCGAGGAGCGGGTAGTGCAGAGCATACTTGAGGCGCTCATGACCAACTTCAAGGAGGCGACGTACGCTTACCTGTCCAGAATAAGGAAGTAGTGATGTGAAATGCTCCTAGCAGTCATCGTCCTGGAGGGCCTGCTGGCGGTTATTGCACTGGAGCAGCTCGGCCTAGAGATATCACTGGCCGCGTTTGCACTGATACTGACCCTCTACTTCTGGGTCTCAAAAAAGGACATCAAGGGCGACTACGTTCTCCTACAGCAGGAGGAGATGCCCTGGCTCTACGAAGGAATAGCAGAGATGGCGCGGAAAGCCGGCATCTCAATGCCAACGGTCTACATACTGGACGACTACATCCCCCTGGCCTACTCCTTCAAGGACACCATAGTGCTGTCTCTGGGCCTCTTCGAAGTCCTTGACGAGGATGAGATACTGGCTGTGGCCGCCCACGAGATTGGACACATAAAGAACGGGGACACCAGGCTCTTCCCGGTGCTGGCCTACTCCCGGTACCTCATGATAACCTTCACAGTGGTCCTGGTGATACTGACCACGAGCCTGTGGACGGCGGTCGCTGCAGTTATACTCTACGGCATGTACGAGCTTTCCCGCGCGAACTTCCTGAAGGACAGGGAGTTCCTTGCCGACGAGACAGCGCTGAAGCTCCTTGACGTCCCGATGAGTCTCATGAAGGCCCTTGAAGAGCTCAAATACTACGAGGATCTGAGGAGCGGCGCCGGGGTCAGGGTGAGTGCAGTTCCGAGCATTGAACCGGCCATAGAGAGGCGCCAGAAGGTGCCCAGGATAGAAACCCACCCGAGCTACGACGAGAGGATATTCCGCATACTGGTCGAGATAAACGGCAGCAACATGTTCAACAGGCGCATGCAGTGATGGCGTATGGAAGTCGAGATATTCCTCGACAGGGAAAAGGCGGAGAAGATAAAGCGCATCCGGCCCACAAAGGACGAGTACTTCATGCTGATAGCAAAGCTAGTCTCGCTGAGGGCGACCTGCCCGAGGCTCCGCGTCGGGGCCGTTGCCGTAAAGGATGGGTACATACTCGCCACGGGATACAACGGCGCACCGAGGGGGATGGATCACTGCATCGACGTTGGGTGCCTGATGGTCGACGGACACTGCCACAGGGCTGTCCACGCGGAGCAGAACGTCATAGCGATGGCTGCAAGGAAGGGCATAAGCCTTGAGGGGGCAACGCTCTACGTCACTCACTTTCCCTGCGACATATGCTTCAAACTCGTCACGAACGCAGGGATAAAGGAGATAGTCTATGAGGAGATGTACCCGAACAGGGCCACTGAGGTACTTCTCAGGGAAGCTCAGGAGAAAGGGATAGTAAAGATACGGCAGTTCAGGCTCTCAAAGGAGAGGGTAAGGCTCTTCCTTGAGGAGCTCTTCGGGGAGTTCTCCGACTAAGTCTCCTCCCTGATCTTTTCCAGCTTCTCGTTTATCTCCTCCAGTTCTATGGCTATCTTCCGCGTGAGCTCGGTTATCTCCCTCTCAGCTCTGTCAACCGCCATGTAGAGCCTGAACATCATTATGTACGCAATACCTATGGCGGCGACGAAGAGCGCATCTAGGCCCCTGCCGAGCCCAAGAATCCTCCTTACTGCCTGGGAGATGCTCAGAGGGAATACCGACACCACCAGAAGCGCCAGAAGGACGGCCTCCCAGAACAGGAAGTCCCCCCACTCAACTTCCCTTTTTCCGTACTTGCCCAGCACGTAGACCATCAGGGCAACCACAACGACAATGGCGAGGTACTGAACGGTGTACATACCCATCACCTCAGCTTATCGAACAGCAGGTTGAGGGCTATCTTAACGCCCTCCAGGACGTTTGTCCCCTTCTTGATTGAATACTCGGTGTAAACGGCCCGGATGGGGACCTCCACGATGCGGCAGCCGTTTTTTGAGGCCTCAATTATTATCTCACTGGAGACGGCGTAGCGGTCACAAGTTATCCGGATTCTGGAAGCGCACTCCCGGCTCAGACACCTCAGTCCGCTCTGACTGTCGCTTATGTACCTGCCTGCAAAGACCGCTGTTATGGCATCGAGGACAAAGTTCCCAAAGCGCTTGACGAGGGGCATCTGGCTCACGTCACCCCTGAGCCTCGAACCCACCACGAAGTCGGTCCTTCCCTCAGCCACGGGCTTCATGACGCGCAGGGCGTCCTCCACAAGGTGCTGTCCGTCGGCATCGAACGTGAGTACCAGCCGGGCCCCTTTCGTTACCGCATACCTGATGCCTGTACCGAGGGCACCGCCGAGGCCACGGTTGACCAGATGGGTGAGGACGCGCACCCCCTTTGAACGTGCGATTTCCTCAGTCCCGTCCATGGAGCCGTCGTTGACCACTACTACCTCGTCCCTCCTGAAGTAGCGGAGCAGGTCATCAAGAACCCTGCCGATGGTCTTTTCTTCGTTGTATGCGGGGACAACTACATACGTGCTCAGAAGGTTCTCAATGAGGCGCCGCAGTTCGGCCATGTCCCGAACCTCAAAATCCGGAAGGGCGTCCACAGAAAAGCTCATTCTGCCTGCGTCATGGCCCGTCACCATGACACTCAGACTGCCAAGGCTTTTTGCTGGAAGCACATCGTAGCCATGATCGCCCACCACCAGAACCTTAGTTGGTTCAACCCCGACTTCCCTGATTATCCTTTCAAGCTGGCCCGGGCGGGGTTTCAGTTCCTCCGGCGGAACATCGTCTCTGGTTGAGACCACGGAAAAGTACCCGTCTATCCCGTGCATTTTCAGGGCCTTCACGGCCGCTCTGCGGGAGCTCCTTGTCATGATTGCCATCGGTATGCCCATGCCCCTGAGGAACTCAAGGACGTCCAGAACACCATCAAAAAGGAAGCTCTCCTCTATCCGCTCGCTCTCAAGCCCAACCAGAATGGAATAAAGCTCGTCGAAGTCCCTACCGCTCTCCGCAGAGATCCTCAGAAGGCTCTCGTACATTGGAGTAAGGTCCCCCATGAGATCCTCAGGGATTCCTATCCCAATGAGCCCGGATCTAAGATCCTCCTTTATCCGAGCAAAGGGCTTCGGGGCCCCCACCAGGGTTCCGTCGAGGTCAAAGACCACCAGTCTGATGTCCATCGCCTTCACCGAAGGGTTTATTTTATGACCGCTGTAAGGAAATGGGGTGTCCAGAGTATGATAGCGGCCGCTCTGCTTATAGGCTTAACCCTCTCACTCGTGCTCACATGGTATATATCCGGGAGGATGAGAGAAGCCGGGGTAACCGGACGGGACATACACAAGCCCGACCAGCCAGAAGTTCCGGAAATGGGGGGTCTCGCGCTTCTAATTGCACTCCCCATTGCGCTCTCACAGTTCATGGACACAACCATGGCCAAGGCGGTGGCCATATTCCTCCTGTTCGGCCTAGTTGGAATAGTGGATGACCTGACCCGCCTGAGGCAGCTCCACAAAGTGGTGCTCTCCCTCCTGGTTTCCGTCCCGGCCGCGTTCATTGGAGTCCCCCAGAGTGTTTACGTCCTGGGACACTCCGTGAACCTGGGGGCCCTTTACCCCCTCCTGGTGGTGCTCTTCGTCACGGGGTCAGCCAACCTCGTTAATATGCTGGCGGGGTTCAACGGGCTTGAGGTTGGGACATCGGCAATAGCCCTGGCAGTTCTGGCGGCAATAACTGAAGGAGACGCCCGCCTGCTGGCACTGGCGGGACTGGGAGTCTCCCTGGGGTTTCTGTGGTGGAACCGTTATCCCGCCCGTGTGTTCCCGGGGGACACCGGGACCCTGAGCCTCGGGGCTCTGATAGGTGTGGTCGGCGTCGTGGGGAAGGTCGAGGTCTACACGGCAGTGCTCCTGCTGCCGCACTTCCTGGACTTCGCGATAAAAGCGACAGGTGTGAGGTTCGGGGTCAGGAAACACGGGAGAACAACGGTACTGCCAGACGGAACGCTCAGGGCACCACCGTACCCGAGCTTTTTGGGGATAATAATGAGAAGGGTCAGAACCACCGAACCGAAGCTGGTCGCGATAGTCTGGCTGATAGAGGCTACCCTCGGCCTTCTCGTCCTGGCTCTTCATCTATTACTTTGACCATCCCAAATCCGTAGCGGGTCTTCTCCCCAAAGCCATTTTCATACCCGAACCGCGCTATCTCAGGGGAGCCGTGGTAGCGGAATATCATGAGGGAACCGCGGTAGTAGGTGTCCCTGACCAGTATCCTGACCGGCTTAAACTTGATGACATCAATGGAGAAGTCCCTGTCCTCGGGCATGGTGCCCATGATGGATGAATAACGCATCAGCATTACCTTGCGGAGCTTGTCGAAAAAGGCCTCCTCGTTCGGATAGAGATCCCATATCTTCATGCGGTTGCCGCTGAGCTTGACCGTCCGCACCATTATGGGGCTCAGTGTGGAGAAGAGCGAGCCGTCCTTTATTTTCGGCTCCCTCAGAATCTTTATATCATCCGCCACAAAGACGGCCTCGCCAAGACGGAGAACCGGGCTGTCAATGAAGCCCTCCACAACTGCCTTTATGAGCTCCCCGGACGAGGAAGAGACGTAGAGCGACACGTCGTCCGACAGCACCTTTATCCCCTTGTCAGGGATGAGCTCGCGCTTCCTCACCATGATCCGTGAGAACGTGAAGTAGTCAACGTGACTTACCTCGGCCTCCCGGGCTATCTCCGGGGAGACCACCGCCATCTTTTCGATGAGCTGAGTGTACACATCATAGTTGTAGTTGAAAGGGAGAACAGTACCCTCCTTTGCGGGCCTGAACTTTATCTCAATCCTCATTACATCCCACCCCTTGCTATAACCTCTTTATAGTTGGCACTAGAAGTTAATAAGAATTTCGCAGATGAACCATCCATTGATTACTCCGGAATCAAGTCAGGAAATATCCACACCCATGACACCAAAGGTATATAAAGTGAGCATACCAGAGAAGTACATGGAAAGGATAGAGTTAAAAGGGCACTTCTACACAGCCCAGTCCGTGAGAGGTGAAAAATTATGAGCGTTGAGAACGTTGGAGTAAAACCTTCAGAAGAGTACGATGATTACGTCATATACCTTAAAAGGAGGATCAGACAGCTTGAGCTCCAGGTAAGAACACTGGAGGCGGACAAGGAGAGGCTTGAAAGGGAACTGTCCCGCTTGAGGATGGAAATGTCCCGTCTCCGGCAGCCTCCGGCCTTTGCCGGCACCCTGCTGGAGGTTCTGGACGACGACAGGGCAATAGTCCAGAACTTCAACGGCCCCAGGTTCGTCGTCAGGATTGCACCATGGATAGAGAGGGACAAGCTCAAACCCGGTGCAAGGGTGGCCCTCGACCAGAGGACGATGGCGGTTGTGGAGCTCCTCCCGAGCGAAAAAGACCCAAGCGTCCTCGGCTTTGAAGTCATCGAGAGGCCGGAGGTCAGCTATAAGGACATCGGCGGACTCAACAAGCAGCTCCAGGAGCTGAGGGAAGCAATAGAGCTGCCCTTAAAGCATCCGGAGCTCTTCGAGAGGGTTGGTATAGAGCCCCCGAAGGGTGTCCTCCTCTACGGTCCCCCCGGCTGCGGAAAAACCCTAATGGCAAAGGCCCTCGCCAGGGAGGTCAACGCCACGTTCATAAGGGTCGTTGGGAGTGAGCTCGTGAGGAAGTTCATAGGAGAGGGCGCAAGACTCGTCCACGAACTGTTCGAGCTGGCCAAGGAGAAGGCACCCACCATAATATTCATTGACGAGATAGACGCCATCGGGGCAAAGAGAATGGACGAGACGACCGGTGGAGAGAGGGAAGTCAACAGAACCCTGATGCAGCTCCTAGCCGAGATGGACGGCTTCGACCCAAGGGGCAACGTCAAGATAATAGCCGCCACCAACAGGCCGGACATCCTTGACCCTGCCCTGCTCAGGCCCGGACGCTTCGACAGGCTCATAGAGGTGCCCCTCCCAGACTTCCGCGGAAGGCTGGAGATCCTCAAAGTCCACACCAGGAAAATGAACCTCAGAGACGTTGACCTGAGGGTCATAGCCGAGCTGACGGAGGGGGCGAGTGGGGCGGACCTCAAGGCCATAGCCACAGAGGCCGGGATGTTCGCCATAAGGGACAGGCGTGAGTACGTCACTCAGGACGACTTCCTGAGGGCAGTGGAGAAGGTTTTCGGGGCGGAGCAGAGGCTTGCCCAGCAGATAGCAATGCATGAGGTCATGTACGGCTGAAGCCGCCTTCCCCAATCTTTTCTTCCAGTCCCATAATCCCAAGTGCAAGCGCATACATTGCCGGAACTGAGAGGAACGCGGCCCTGTATCCTAAGGAGTCTATCAGCAGCCCCATGATGTAGGGCCCCACAGTTGCCCCAAAGAACCCGACCATGTTTACAAAGCCCATCACCGATCCCAAGTTTTCAGACGTGGCCTTTTCGGAGGCGTATGCGGTTACAATGGCCCCAACGGAATAAAAGGTCAGTCCCAGAGGCAGTATTACCCAGGGAGATGCGCTCAATGCCAGAACGAGTGTCAGAAAGGCGTTCAGCCCAAAAACCAGTGAAACGCTCCTCCGGCCGATTCTGTCGTAGAGAGCCCCACCGAAAAGGGAGCCGGCCACACCCACCAAGGACAGCAGGGAAAAGAGCATGGAGGCCCTCCGGATGGAAACGCCGTAGCTGACAAGGAAGGACACAAGGAACGTGAGCAGACCGAAGAAAGCCGCCAGGACTATGAAGTTGGCGGCACTCAGCAGGTATACGTTCCCCGGGAGCGAAAGTCTAACCCTGGAGGGGCGGGATACCTCCCCCCTGACGGCGAACGCAAGGGCAAGGCCGATGAGGAGGCTCATCCCTGACAGCAGGACAAAGGCATAACGCCATTCGAGTGCCAGGGCGATGGGGGCAGCTATGATGGGCGCTATCCCGCTCCCGACCGGCGGACCGATCATGAAAAACCCAAGGGCAGAGCCCTTTCTCTCCCGGTAGACCTCACTTATCAGGGCGGTGGCGGGGGCATAGTAAAGCCCAGAAAACACACCGTAAAGCGCCCTAACGGCCAGAAGCTCCCAGTACTGCCTGGCGAACAGTATCAGGGCGGAGGAAAGAGAGTAGCCGATTATGCTCATGACGAGGAGCCTCTTTCTACCGATCCGATCCCCAATGTACCCTGCGGGAACCTGAACTACCGCATATGGAAGGAGAAGGGCCGTCATCAGGAGGCCCGCCTCAGCGTTATTTATCCCCAGCTCTGCCCGTATCATCGGGATCAGCGGAGGAACGGCCATTCTATGGGCGTAGTTGAAGATCCAGCCCAGGGACACCAGCAGGAGGAGCCTCTTCTTCATGGTTTCGATAAAAGACTGTACGTTTAAAAAACTGTTGGGAGCCAATTAATATTTATAAGGTGCCGTGGATACCGGTCCAAGGGAGAGGCCATGGTGAGCAAACTGCTGGCACTGGAAGCGTACCCTATGCTGCGAGACTTGGACTTCCGGATACTGCGAGGGGTAGAGCTGAACATGCGGCACCACAGGTGGGTTCCCCTCGAGGACGTGGCGCGCTTTGCCCGTGTGGACGTGGAGACCGCATCGTTCCGCCTCGGAAAGCTGGACGATATGTCCCTAGTCAGGAGGAGGAGCGACATAGGCTACATCGGCTATCAGCTGACGATACACGGCTACGATGTCCTCGCCATAAGGGCGCTGGCGAAGAGGGGGGTGGTCGAGGCCATAAGCACCGCCCAGATAGGGGTCGGTAAAGACGCGGACGTCTACGTCGGGGTAACCCCGTCTGGGGAAAAGGTCGCGGTGAAGTTCAACAGGATAGGTGGGAGGACTGCCTCGCGGAAAGCGGCCTATCATGGGGACGTTTTCCACGACAAACGCCACACAAGCTGGCTCTACGTTTCGAGGCTGATAGCCAAGAAGGAGTACGACGCCCTGGTTCTGCTCAGCCCCATAGCCAGGGTTCCAAGGCCGGTAGCTTGGAACAGGCACGTGGTCGTCATGGAGTTCGTCGAGGGCACTGAACTGGCGGAGCTGAGGGACAGCGATCTCACCACTGAGGAGGCCGGAAACGTCCTAGACAGGGTTTTGGAGGAGTACCTCAAGATAGTCCGCTTCGGGATAGTGCACTCCGACATGAGCGAGTTCAACATAGTTTTAACCAATGACGACATACTGATAATAGACTGGGCACAGTACCTCACGACCGCAAACCCTGACAGCTATGAGATGTTAAAGAGGGACATAACAGTGCTGCTGAACGCCTTCAGGAGGAGGTGGCGCGTGGAGAGGAAGTTTGAGGAGGTGTGGCCCGTCTTTGAAGACGCCTGGCGTGAGAGCAGAGGTAAAAGGGGATGAACAGCATGGAGAGAATAGCCGCCCTCTTTCGAGAGGCGGTTGAGGCGGAGAACGCCAGGGACCTTGAGAGGGCAAAGAAAAAGCTCGACGAAATAATGGGGATGACCAAGAACGAACGGCCGGAGGTATACTTTGAGGCATGCTTCCGGCTGGCTGACATCCTGCTCCAGGAGGACAACTACAGGGGGGCCGTAAAGTGCGCCATCCGGGCAGTGAGAGCGGCCCCGAACGATGAGCTATACCGCCTTGGACTCCGGATGCTGGGGGACATACTGTTTATGATGAAAGAAAACGGAAGGCTGGCGGAGCTTGGAAAGGACATGGAAGTTACCCTAAGCCTGATAAAAGACAGAGAGGAGCTCCACAGGTTTGTCCTCACCATCATACGGCTCGCTAGGGGAGAAGATGTTGAGGGAACCTTCGAGTCCAAAGAGATGCGTGAGATAATTGAAAGCCTCAAAGGATAGAGTCGAGCACCCTGCGTACGTACGAGCCGTCCGGACGGACAGGGAAGTTATATGGCTCCTTCCTAGGCCTCTCGTTGTAGTAGGGCCTGTTGCAGCCGGGACATCCGTGGGTCGAGAATATCTCCGGGGGAAGGAGTGAAGCCAGCTCCTCTTTAGACATCCCGAAGCCCACCAGAGAACCGTTGCTGTCGAATTCAAAGCCGTCCGCCCCCATAATGCCTTCTTTTATGAGGTAGTGGGCTATCTGGATCCGCCTGTACCTTTCGAGGGACGGGGGCTTTGCGTTCTCAAGGCGGGTTCCCCTTACAGGGGTGAAAGCAAAAAGGGAGACCCATGCGCCCATAGAGTAAGCAGCCTCAATGGCCTCAACAAGCTCCCTGTCCGTCTCCCCGAGACCGATTATAAGGTGCACGAGTGCTTTCCCCTCACCGAATACCTCGATAACGTCCTCTGTGAAACGCCACATGTCATCCCACGAGTACATGGAGTCCTTGACCACGGGATACAACCTCTTGCTGGCAACGTCGAGGCCGACGCCGATGTAATCGACGCCGAGATGCCTGAACTCCTCAAGGACGTCCCTCCCCACGGGGGTTATAGAGACCGACACTGGCATCCCCAGGGGCTGAAGGCGGCTCAGGATTTCAACCGTGTCGTCTACCAGGCCGGGGTAATCAACGGTCTGGAGGCAGACCCTCGCAAAGCCCCCCGCGGGCAGGCTTTCGACCACCTCATCCAGCTCGAAGGCAGGCCAAGTAACGCGGGACAGCTTCTCAAGGTCGGCCCGGCTTTCCCTCGCCTGGACGCAGAAAGCGCAGTTGTTCCTGCAGTGTCCCGGCCAGTACGTCATCAGGTACGCCGTCGTGGGTTTCGCGAGAATCTTAGCCCTCACGAGACCCATGGCTATCGCAGTTCCGTAGGAGACCCTAATTTTCATCGCCTCTACCTCCCGTGATAAGGGGGACGTGGACTATTATAAGCGATGCGGCGGCTATAAAGGGGAGCAGAGGAAAGACGCCGGCGTATCCCCTCAAACCCGCGACGTAGCCGAGGACAACCTGTCCCCCGAGCATTCCGAGGTCAAAGAACATCGTGTACACACTCGAACCCATCGTCCGTATCCTTCCCGGCAGGGGGGCGAGGGCCATAAGCTGCATCGCCGGAACCGAAAGGCCGAACCCCCCACCTATCAGAAGGGCGCTTATGTAGGACAGGTAGGGGAGCCTGTGGTATATGAGAACCACGTACCCCGCAATGACCAGAAGAACCCCCGTTCTTATGACGGGTATGGGGCCGATCCTGTCCGCGGTCTTGCCCCCTATCAGCCTCATTATAAAGCTCGCCACACCTATGACCATCATGTAGAGGCCGAACACCCTCTGGGGAAGGTCGATGGTCTTGTAGAACGCCGGTAGGTACGTGATAACGCCCGCGTATGAGAAGGCAAAGAAAAACAGGGCCAGTGAGGCGGCTATGAAGTAGGGGCGGAGAAGTTCGGAGTAACCCACATGCCCCGTGTGAACACTTTTGTGCTGGAGCCCCCGTTCGCCCATCCAAACAGGTATCACAAAGGCGGCACCGATGAGGGCAAATATGAACGTAAAGGTGAATGCCCCAACAAAGCCCAGAATGTCCGAGAGGTACCCTCCGAGGGCAGGCCCCACGATGTTGCCTAGGGAGAACATCATACCGCGCCAGCCGAGGGTCTCCCCCACCCTTCCCTCAGGTGCGAGGTCAACGGCGGTGGAGAGACTGGAGGGAAAGAATATCCCCATTGAGAACCCGTGAATCGCCCTGGCTGCCGCAAACACCCACAGGTTCCCCAGGAGGGCGGACGACACGTAGAGGAGCCCTGCGATCATCCCAAGGACATTCCCCAGTATCATGGCCTGGAACCGGTAGCCCCTGTCCCCGATCAGGCCGCCGAGGGGCTTCGAAATCAAGGATATGACCGATGCTATGCCCGCTACCAGGCCAACGAGAAACGGCGTCGCACGGAGCGTGATCGCAAATGGCGAGATTATGGGGTTCACTACGCTTATCCCCAGGAAGAAGAAAAACGTGGACAGGTTGAGCAACCAGACGTCCCTAAGGCGGCTCCCCACTAAACACCCGCCTCCGGCCCGTCCATACCGTCCTGCATGAAGGCATAGCTCATATGCTTCGTGTTCTTGGCGAAGCCGACGTTGCCTTTAGAGTCAACCATGATGATGCCCATCGTGTCCCTGCCGAAGTAGCGCGTTGCGAGGCTTATCGCCGCATCGCTAGCCGCCTGGGCGTCCATCCCGAGGCGGACAAAGTCGGTGGCGCTCTTGGCAAGGGCAAGCTTTATGGCCACCTCCCCCAGACCCGTGCAGGAGGCCCCTGCCACTTCATTGGCGTAGGTTCCGCCGCCGATTATCGGCGTGTCGCCGACCCTGCCGAACATCTTGAGGAAGACCCCACCGGTGGACGTTCCAGCCACGACTTCCTCGCCGTCGAAGGCGACCGCACCAACAGTGCTCCTGAGGACTTCGGGATACTCCTTGATAAGCTCGTTGAGCTTCTTCCAGTGCCGGGTCTCACCGCTCTCTATGAGCTTCTTCCTGAGCTCCTCCCATTGTCCGAGCCTCTCGTCGGTTACGGGGTTGTACTCCTCAAAGCCGAGCAGGCGGGCGAACTTAACCGCACCCTCTCCCGCGAGGAGGACGTGGTCGGTCTTCTCCATGACCTTTCGAGCGACGCTTATCGGGTTCTTGACGCCCCAGATCCCGGCGACGGCGCCGGCTTCGAGCGTTTTGCCGCGCATTATGGCCGCGTCCATCTCGACCTTTCCGTCGAGCGTCAAAACGCTCCCGGTTCCAGCGTTGAAGAGGGGATTGTCTTCCAGGGCCTTGACGGCTTCCTCAACGGCATCGAGGGCCGAACCGCGCTTGAGTTCCCTCCAGCCGGCCAGTACAGCTTCCCTTACACCAT contains:
- a CDS encoding MFS transporter is translated as MGSRLRDVWLLNLSTFFFFLGISVVNPIISPFAITLRATPFLVGLVAGIASVISLISKPLGGLIGDRGYRFQAMILGNVLGMIAGLLYVSSALLGNLWVFAAARAIHGFSMGIFFPSSLSTAVDLAPEGRVGETLGWRGMMFSLGNIVGPALGGYLSDILGFVGAFTFTFIFALIGAAFVIPVWMGERGLQHKSVHTGHVGYSELLRPYFIAASLALFFFAFSYAGVITYLPAFYKTIDLPQRVFGLYMMVIGVASFIMRLIGGKTADRIGPIPVIRTGVLLVIAGYVVLIYHRLPYLSYISALLIGGGFGLSVPAMQLMALAPLPGRIRTMGSSVYTMFFDLGMLGGQVVLGYVAGLRGYAGVFPLLPFIAAASLIIVHVPLITGGRGDEN
- a CDS encoding isoaspartyl peptidase/L-asparaginase family protein; the encoded protein is MVAIIVHGGAGTIRKEERIPKVIDGVREAVLAGWRELKRGSALDAVEEAVKALEDNPLFNAGTGSVLTLDGKVEMDAAIMRGKTLEAGAVAGIWGVKNPISVARKVMEKTDHVLLAGEGAVKFARLLGFEEYNPVTDERLGQWEELRKKLIESGETRHWKKLNELIKEYPEVLRSTVGAVAFDGEEVVAGTSTGGVFLKMFGRVGDTPIIGGGTYANEVAGASCTGLGEVAIKLALAKSATDFVRLGMDAQAASDAAISLATRYFGRDTMGIIMVDSKGNVGFAKNTKHMSYAFMQDGMDGPEAGV
- a CDS encoding serine/threonine-protein kinase RIO2 → MVSKLLALEAYPMLRDLDFRILRGVELNMRHHRWVPLEDVARFARVDVETASFRLGKLDDMSLVRRRSDIGYIGYQLTIHGYDVLAIRALAKRGVVEAISTAQIGVGKDADVYVGVTPSGEKVAVKFNRIGGRTASRKAAYHGDVFHDKRHTSWLYVSRLIAKKEYDALVLLSPIARVPRPVAWNRHVVVMEFVEGTELAELRDSDLTTEEAGNVLDRVLEEYLKIVRFGIVHSDMSEFNIVLTNDDILIIDWAQYLTTANPDSYEMLKRDITVLLNAFRRRWRVERKFEEVWPVFEDAWRESRGKRG
- a CDS encoding tol-pal system YbgF family protein, which encodes MNSMERIAALFREAVEAENARDLERAKKKLDEIMGMTKNERPEVYFEACFRLADILLQEDNYRGAVKCAIRAVRAAPNDELYRLGLRMLGDILFMMKENGRLAELGKDMEVTLSLIKDREELHRFVLTIIRLARGEDVEGTFESKEMREIIESLKG
- a CDS encoding radical SAM protein; translated protein: MKIRVSYGTAIAMGLVRAKILAKPTTAYLMTYWPGHCRNNCAFCVQARESRADLEKLSRVTWPAFELDEVVESLPAGGFARVCLQTVDYPGLVDDTVEILSRLQPLGMPVSVSITPVGRDVLEEFRHLGVDYIGVGLDVASKRLYPVVKDSMYSWDDMWRFTEDVIEVFGEGKALVHLIIGLGETDRELVEAIEAAYSMGAWVSLFAFTPVRGTRLENAKPPSLERYRRIQIAHYLIKEGIMGADGFEFDSNGSLVGFGMSKEELASLLPPEIFSTHGCPGCNRPYYNERPRKEPYNFPVRPDGSYVRRVLDSIL